The Prosthecodimorpha staleyi region TCGTAGGGCGCCTGCTCCATTAGCCGGCGCGCGCGCATGCCGTCGGCGACCAGGCACTCGACCAGCCCGCCGACGCCGTTCAGGCGCACGTTGCCGCGCGCGATCGCGACCGCGACCGGGTCGATGTCGGTCGCCAGCACCTTGACGCGCAGCACCCGCGCGATGGCGATGGCGAGCAATCCCGTGCCGGTACCGAGATCGAGCGGCCGGGCGAAGCGCTCCTTCTTGAAGAGGAGGTCGAGCGCGGCGAGACAGGCCCAGGTGGTGGCATGATGGCCGGTGCCGAAGGCAAGTTCGGCGTCGATCTCGATCGACTGGCCGGTCGGCGGCCGCCGGACGCGGTCGTGGCTGCCATGGACGAAGAAGCGGCCGGCCTGGACCGGATGGCGGATCTCCTCGCTGAGCGCGACCCAGTTGGTCGCCTCGTCGAGCACGCTCGCCTGCGGCTCCAGCCCGAAGGCATCGGCGCCGAGCACGTCGATCACCCGTTCGATCGCCTCGCCGGGCTCGCTGTCGAGCACCAGGGCGAACACCGTCCAGACATTGCTGTAGGCCGGGGTTTCCTCGAGCGTGACCGGGAAGCCTTCGAGTTCGAAGGCATCCTCCAGCAGGTCGGCGATCCGGCGGGCTTCCTCGAAGCCGGCGGTGAGACGGACCTGGACGGTGGGCATGGCGGC contains the following coding sequences:
- a CDS encoding 50S ribosomal protein L11 methyltransferase, with the protein product MPTVQVRLTAGFEEARRIADLLEDAFELEGFPVTLEETPAYSNVWTVFALVLDSEPGEAIERVIDVLGADAFGLEPQASVLDEATNWVALSEEIRHPVQAGRFFVHGSHDRVRRPPTGQSIEIDAELAFGTGHHATTWACLAALDLLFKKERFARPLDLGTGTGLLAIAIARVLRVKVLATDIDPVAVAIARGNVRLNGVGGLVECLVADGMRARRLMEQAPYDLVVANILARPLMRLAAPVARTLAPRAAVVLSGLRTSDAPKVLAAWRMQGLHLDDAIERDDWMALILRNSRA